Proteins co-encoded in one Carassius gibelio isolate Cgi1373 ecotype wild population from Czech Republic chromosome A15, carGib1.2-hapl.c, whole genome shotgun sequence genomic window:
- the LOC128028621 gene encoding hepatocyte cell adhesion molecule-like: MKAEREASCKETAVPSPFLLLWLFIFSLAGVHGVNISCPSPLVRGTLGGSALLSVSYTSTSSDQPVIKWQLKRDKAVTVVQSIGTDIIGNLRPEYRGRILLYENGSLLLHHLQLSDEGAYEVEISITDDTFTGERYVNLTVDVPVSRPFIHIAASSVLELTELFILNCTHDTGTKPTYSWLKGGKSLTNDSHLLLSHNQKVLTISRVVMSDDDVYTCRVENPISSMKSLPVKLTVYRRSSLYIILSMGGIFLLITLVTVCACWKPSKKKRQELAGQSRQNVAEQSNGNHEVDVVPARNYQNRRNPGGLYVLKEKEGTDESYIDPLSPSCYPSMAPPSAHSPDAYMHSGRRYPLTPVPSPPSTPHPTLIPPLSCPPHVGSLTRKPRPSRLSPSPPHAEQLLIEPENNMQHHHSLPR, from the exons ATGAAGGCAGAGAGGGAGGCATCATGCAAAGAGACAGCCGTTCCTTCACCGTTTCTTCTCCTATGGCTTTTCATCTTTTCTTTGGCAG GTGTACATGGGGTGAACATCAGCTGTCCATCTCCTCTAGTGCGAGGTACACTAGGAGGCTCAGCCCTTCTTTCTGTATCCTACACCAGCACCAGCTCCGACCAGCCCGTTATTAAGTGGCAGCTGAAGCGAGACAAAGCTGTCACTGTGGTCCAGTCCATTGGTACAGACATAATTGGGAACCTAAGACCTGAGTACCGCGGCCGAATCCTCCTGTATGAGAATGGCTCCCTGCTCCTGCATCACCTGCAGCTGTCAGACGAGGGCGCCTATGAGGTGGAGATATCCATCACTGATGATACCTTCACTGGGGAGCGATACGTCAACCTCACCGTGGATG TTCCAGTGTCCAGGCCCTTTATCCACATTGCAGCCTCATCCGTCCTAGAGCTGACTGAGCTGTTTATTCTCAACTGCACTCACGACACTGGCACCAAACCTACCTATAGCTGGCTGAAGGGCGGGAAATCTTTAACCAATGACTCACACCTGCTCCTGTCACATAACCAGAAGGTCCTGACCATCTCCCGTGTTGTGATGTCAGATGACGACGTCTACACCTGTAGGGTGGAGAACCCCATCAGCAGTATGAAGAGCCTGCCTGTCAAACTCACTGTTTACA GACGGAGTTCTCTCTATATCATCCTCTCCATGGGAGGCATTTTCTTACTCATCACCTTGGTGACTGTGTGCGCCTGTTGGAAACCCTCCAAAAA AAAAAGGCAAGAGCTTGCCGGACAGAGCAGACAAAATGTGGCGGAGCAGAGCAACGGCAATCATGAGG TTGATGTTGTGCCTGCTAGAAATTACCAGAACCGTCGGAACCCAGGTGGACTCTACGTCCTCAAAGAAAAG gAGGGAACAGATGAGTCTTATATTGATCCCCTCAGCCCATCTTGTTATCCAAGCATGGCTCCACCTTCTGCACACTCTCCAGATGCTTATATGCATTCAGGAAGGAGATACCCCCTTACCCCCGTCCCCTCTCCTCCATCAACCCCTCATCCAACTCTCATTCCACCCCTCTCCTGTCCACCACACGTGGGCAGTTTAACACGCAAACCCCGCCCTTCAAGACTAAGCCCCTCCCCTCCACATGCAGAACAACTTCTGATTGAACCAGAAAACAATATGCAGCACCACCACAGCCTCCCGCGATGA